From the Helicobacter mustelae genome, the window CGTGCGTTTTCATAGATTTTTGCATGCGTGGAGTAGCTCATCATAATCCCCCTTTCTTCCAAAATCGCATAGAGCAGTGCGAAAAATTCCTTGTTCCAAAATTGTGGTGTAGATTTTAGCGAGAAGGCATCAAGATAGATAATATCAAAGCGCTCAAGTCCTGGAATGATCTCTAGTGCATCTCCAAATGGCACCTGCAAGCAGATCTGTTCTGCAAGCCACAATGGCTTTTCTTGCGCAAGGATATGAAGCTGCTCTTTTGTAAAATTGCAATTGAGTGTGGAGATTTTTTCTAACACACCGCGATCAATCTCAGGAGCGATGATGCAGACAGAATTGGGGTAGTCGTGATAAGCCTTTGCAGCAAGTGAGCTATTGTAGCCAAGCCCAAAGCAAAGATCTAG encodes:
- a CDS encoding MnmC family methyltransferase, with the translated sequence MDKKLLSKDGSYTYFSHLFGECYHSLKDGAYNETLHKYIYPPFYFCDFQNKPLRILDLCFGLGYNSSLAAKAYHDYPNSVCIIAPEIDRGVLEKISTLNCNFTKEQLHILAQEKPLWLAEQICLQVPFGDALEIIPGLERFDIIYLDAFSLKSTPQFWNKEFFALLYAILEERGIMMSYSTHAKIYENARESGFRVYKYKNHFCRKSSIFTKAISLTSPNLLEIF